In Rutidosis leptorrhynchoides isolate AG116_Rl617_1_P2 chromosome 2, CSIRO_AGI_Rlap_v1, whole genome shotgun sequence, one genomic interval encodes:
- the LOC139891233 gene encoding uncharacterized protein gives MFSLSVSLIPSSTSQLACSEVQSVGQNKSIGCSILPLRPISIRPATFGRKNQISQMRSAAFICAAAMNARMGAEQTQTVTRQSSTITIAPVQGKEKSPDLDDGGTGLPPRGDDGGGGGGGGGGGWSSGGFFFFGFLAFLGFLKAQEKEGAYRD, from the exons ATGTTCTCATTGAGTGTGAGTTTGATCCCTAGCTCCACCTCTCAATTAG CATGCTCAGAAGTACAGAGTGTTGGGCAAAATAAGTCAATTGGTTGCAGTATTTTGCCTCTCAGACCAATCAGCATACGGCCTGCAACGTTTGGACGGAAAAATCAAATTTCGCAAATGAGGTCTGCTGCTTTCATATGTGCTGCAGCCATG AACGCTAGAATGGGTGCAGAGCAGACTCAAACTGTCACACGCCAGTCCTCAACAATCACCATTGCTCCTGTACAAG GGAAAGAGAAGTCTCCAGATCTTGATGACGGAGGTACTGGATTACCACCACGTGGTGATGAcggaggtggtggtggtggaggtggaGGAGGTGGGTGGTCATCTGGCGGATTCTTCTTTTTTGGGTTTCTTGCATTTTTAGGATTCTTAAAGGCTCAAGAAAAAGAAGGGGCTTACAGGGATTGA